A single region of the Motilibacter peucedani genome encodes:
- the otsB gene encoding trehalose-phosphatase, whose amino-acid sequence MTEPADPLHAPLRTDEGRAGLAALLAAPGRAVVGLDFDGTLAPIVDDPADARAHPAVRGVLERLAPLLGRLAVVTGRPVEQVVELAGVAQLHRLEVRGHYGLERWDAAAGRVVRPELPPGVEQVRRALPGLLLALAPDAAVEDKGASLAVHTRRTPAPEETFERLQAPLAELAEAHGLVVEPGRFVLELRPPGADKGGALRALADELGDPSAVVFVGDDLGDLAAFEAVRALRAGGTPGVVVCSGSDEVPELLQLADAVVEGPAGVASWLTALADALGTPEHPNGAPVPPA is encoded by the coding sequence GTGACCGAGCCCGCCGACCCGCTGCACGCCCCGCTGCGCACCGACGAGGGCCGCGCCGGCCTCGCCGCGCTGCTCGCTGCGCCCGGGCGGGCGGTCGTCGGGCTCGACTTCGACGGCACGCTCGCCCCGATCGTCGACGACCCCGCCGACGCGCGCGCCCACCCGGCGGTGCGCGGCGTCCTCGAGCGGCTCGCGCCGCTGCTCGGGCGGCTGGCCGTCGTCACCGGCCGGCCGGTCGAGCAGGTCGTCGAGCTCGCCGGTGTGGCGCAGCTGCACCGGCTCGAGGTCCGCGGCCACTACGGCCTCGAGCGCTGGGACGCCGCCGCCGGGCGGGTCGTCCGCCCCGAGCTCCCCCCCGGCGTCGAGCAGGTGCGGCGCGCCCTGCCGGGTCTGCTGCTCGCCCTGGCGCCCGATGCGGCGGTGGAGGACAAGGGCGCCTCCCTGGCCGTCCACACCCGGCGCACGCCCGCGCCCGAGGAGACCTTCGAGCGGCTGCAGGCCCCGCTGGCCGAGCTGGCCGAGGCGCACGGGCTCGTGGTCGAGCCAGGTCGCTTCGTGCTCGAGCTGCGCCCGCCCGGCGCCGACAAGGGCGGCGCCCTGCGCGCGCTGGCCGACGAGCTCGGCGACCCGTCGGCGGTGGTGTTCGTCGGCGACGACCTCGGCGACCTGGCCGCGTTCGAGGCCGTGCGGGCGCTGCGGGCGGGGGGCACGCCTGGCGTCGTCGTCTGCAGCGGCTCCGACGAGGTGCCCGAGCTGCTGCAGCTCGCTGATGCGGTGGTGGAGGGCCCCGCTGGCGTCGCGAGCTGGCTCACCGCGCTGGCCGACGCGCTGGGGACGCCGGAGCACCCGAACGGCGCACCGGTGCCACCCGCTTGA
- a CDS encoding carbohydrate ABC transporter permease has product MGEPAQLQADRLGRLGRFRGSQDRNLWFWAFVGPFTVGLLVFVYVPIGWSLYLSFFDARNTVTPSDFVGLGNYRDMLTDPAFVDSLGTFTAFAAFIVPSTFAISLGLALLVHNARWLQGFFRSVFFLPTACSYVVASLVWKLSIFNGVRFGLANTVLGWFGQDPVAWLSVTHPPWYWVVLVTLRLWLQSGFYMILFIAGLKRIPRDIYEAAAVDGAKPGWQTFRWITLPSLRATSTAVLVLLLVNAYQSFDEFFNLLSSSGQYPPYARPPLVYLYYLALGNGQDFGHGSAGAVVLTLIIAVVTVAQGRLLGLGRRDS; this is encoded by the coding sequence GTGGGAGAGCCGGCGCAGCTCCAGGCCGACCGGCTGGGGCGGCTCGGGCGGTTCCGCGGCAGCCAGGACCGCAACCTGTGGTTCTGGGCGTTCGTCGGGCCGTTCACGGTCGGCCTGCTGGTCTTCGTCTACGTGCCGATCGGCTGGAGCCTCTACCTCAGCTTCTTCGACGCGCGCAACACGGTCACGCCGAGCGACTTCGTCGGGCTCGGCAACTACCGCGACATGCTCACGGACCCCGCGTTCGTCGACAGCCTCGGGACGTTCACGGCGTTCGCCGCCTTCATCGTGCCGTCGACGTTCGCGATCTCGCTCGGCCTGGCGCTGCTGGTGCACAACGCCCGGTGGCTGCAGGGCTTCTTCCGCTCGGTGTTCTTCCTGCCGACGGCGTGCTCCTACGTCGTGGCGTCCCTGGTCTGGAAGCTCTCGATCTTCAACGGCGTGCGGTTCGGGCTGGCCAACACCGTGCTCGGGTGGTTCGGCCAGGACCCGGTCGCGTGGCTGTCCGTGACGCACCCGCCGTGGTACTGGGTGGTGTTGGTGACGCTGCGGCTCTGGCTGCAGTCGGGCTTCTACATGATCCTCTTCATCGCCGGGCTGAAGCGCATCCCACGCGACATCTACGAGGCGGCCGCCGTGGACGGCGCCAAGCCGGGGTGGCAGACCTTCAGGTGGATCACGCTGCCGTCACTGCGCGCCACGTCGACTGCCGTCCTGGTGCTGCTGCTCGTCAACGCCTACCAGTCGTTCGACGAGTTCTTCAACCTGCTCTCGAGCTCGGGGCAGTACCCGCCCTACGCCCGCCCGCCGCTCGTCTACCTCTACTACCTCGCGCTGGGCAACGGGCAGGACTTCGGCCACGGCAGCGCCGGTGCCGTGGTCCTCACGCTGATCATCGCGGTGGTCACGGTCGCGCAGGGGCGGCTGCTCGGGCTGGGGAGGAGGGACTCGTGA
- a CDS encoding response regulator — protein MRIVIAEDSVLLREGLTRLLGDGGHEVVAAVGDGPELVAAVEEHRPDLAVTDVRMPPTHRDEGLRAAIEARRRVPGQPVLVLSQYVEDTYAAELLASGDGRGVGYLLKDRVADVGDFLAAVSRVAAGEAVLDPEVIAQVLVRRRSVDRLAALTPREREVLALMAEGRSNQAIAERLVVTDGAVEKHVTSVFGKLGLHPDAGDSRRVLAVLAWLGEP, from the coding sequence GTGCGCATCGTGATCGCCGAGGACAGCGTCCTGCTGCGCGAGGGCCTGACCCGGCTGCTCGGCGACGGCGGGCACGAGGTCGTCGCTGCCGTCGGCGACGGCCCCGAGCTGGTGGCCGCGGTGGAGGAGCACCGGCCCGACCTGGCGGTCACCGACGTACGCATGCCGCCGACGCACCGCGACGAGGGCCTGCGCGCGGCGATCGAGGCGCGCCGCCGCGTACCCGGGCAGCCGGTGCTGGTGCTGAGCCAGTACGTCGAGGACACCTACGCCGCCGAGCTGCTCGCCTCCGGAGACGGCCGGGGGGTCGGCTACCTGCTCAAGGACCGCGTCGCCGACGTCGGCGACTTCCTGGCCGCGGTGTCGCGGGTGGCCGCGGGCGAGGCGGTGCTCGACCCGGAGGTCATCGCCCAGGTGCTGGTGCGGCGCCGCTCGGTCGACCGGCTCGCCGCGCTGACGCCCCGCGAGCGCGAGGTGCTCGCGCTGATGGCCGAGGGCCGGTCGAACCAGGCGATCGCCGAGCGGCTCGTCGTCACCGACGGCGCGGTCGAGAAGCACGTGACCAGCGTGTTCGGCAAGCTCGGGCTGCACCCCGACGCCGGGGACTCGCGCCGGGTGCTGGCCGTGCTCGCCTGGCTCGGCGAGCCCTGA
- a CDS encoding LytR C-terminal domain-containing protein, whose amino-acid sequence MAGRRDDGGGGSPLEGLGAPRRGSHRTGGGLGGLLTSLGAVLAVVVLLGGLYVAFGRDSGDDDGGATATGGSSSAPVATEAASASATPAPTPSATPSATPTPSETPSSEASPSGTPAAESGTAGDGGAEDPGAGDEEGLHDLPVVVLNQSGQAGLAGRTASALRATGWTVSSVGNFHGSVPSTTVYYPDGALAAAQALAAELPGPDRVRPVFSGISATKLTVILA is encoded by the coding sequence ATGGCCGGTCGTCGCGACGACGGCGGCGGGGGCTCGCCCCTCGAGGGGCTGGGGGCCCCGCGCCGCGGGTCGCACCGCACCGGCGGCGGGCTCGGCGGCCTGCTGACCTCGCTGGGCGCCGTGCTGGCCGTCGTGGTCCTGCTCGGCGGGCTCTACGTCGCCTTCGGCCGCGACTCGGGCGACGACGACGGGGGCGCGACCGCCACCGGGGGCTCGAGCTCCGCCCCGGTCGCGACCGAGGCCGCCAGCGCGAGCGCCACCCCGGCGCCCACGCCCAGCGCCACCCCCTCCGCGACGCCCACCCCCTCGGAGACGCCGAGCTCCGAGGCCTCGCCGAGCGGCACTCCGGCCGCCGAGTCCGGCACCGCGGGCGACGGCGGCGCCGAGGACCCGGGCGCGGGTGACGAGGAGGGACTCCACGACCTGCCGGTCGTCGTGCTCAACCAGTCCGGCCAGGCCGGGCTCGCGGGCCGCACCGCCAGCGCGCTGCGCGCCACCGGCTGGACCGTCTCCTCGGTCGGCAACTTCCACGGCAGCGTGCCGAGCACGACGGTCTACTACCCCGACGGCGCCCTGGCTGCCGCGCAGGCGCTGGCCGCCGAGCTGCCCGGGCCCGACCGCGTGCGCCCCGTCTTCTCCGGCATCTCGGCCACCAAGCTCACCGTCATCCTGGCCTGA
- a CDS encoding putative bifunctional diguanylate cyclase/phosphodiesterase codes for MRRSRSRLPGSTPVWLCTVVLAAAAVVLLRTGALGTAPAPGAPHAPWLLLVAALAVAETVIVHVEFRREAHTFGFNELVLAGGLLAVGGRELVLAQAVATVVAMLARRQVPLKFAFNVAQYSLATATTVAVLGAVCPRPHLLDLPTALAVLGATVAGSTVSWVAILAAIALVDRPPSRGEALEVLLVGYLGVLANAGLGLSLLLLLREGPLALLCAAPAAAVAIASYRAYLASRQRREHLAFLLEATSALQSGGDPSDTSGGWATVLRTLRTALRAESAVLLVAPSGAGGTAGDDGWLLLRTAAVGDEGVARFERVPAEAAAALRPSVDGLHDRRRGAGDAAWLAARDWPGALSATISDEARVLGHLLLGPRVGANAHYAAADLVLVEALANQVSGVLETGRLEQALRQITVLKEQMQHEAWHDPLTALANRALFRDRLEAAVGAPDGVSVLLVDLDDFKAVNDELGHAAGDRLLRAVGDRMREVVRDLDTPARLGGDEFAAVLPGCSPDDAHEVAARLLAALSAPVQLDGARVPVRASVGIATLGGEHLTPEELLRRADLALYAVKAEGKTGARAWSPSLTSAMERRTVLTATLPAAIAGGEIVCHYQPVLDLGSERVTALEALVRWEHPERGLLGPDAFLALAEDAGWIHEVGERVLRLACLEYAALLDAFPQTPELLHVNISALQMEPRLPEAVARALADAGLPGERLVLEVTGTTAVADAPSTRAVMEAVCALGAVWALDDFGTGFAAIDRLADLPVSMVKLPRPMVRGLGSPRGARLVAGTLALAREVGLDVVAEGVETRDEADALLAAGCRQAQGHLWAAAMQPVELGRWMRRGAQAGVSSPRS; via the coding sequence ATGCGTCGGAGCCGCTCCCGCCTGCCCGGGTCCACCCCGGTCTGGCTCTGCACGGTGGTCCTCGCCGCTGCCGCCGTCGTGCTGCTCCGCACGGGTGCGCTCGGCACCGCGCCGGCACCGGGCGCCCCCCACGCCCCGTGGCTGCTGCTGGTCGCCGCCCTGGCCGTCGCCGAGACGGTCATCGTGCACGTCGAGTTCCGCCGCGAGGCGCACACGTTCGGCTTCAACGAGCTGGTGCTGGCCGGGGGGCTGCTCGCCGTCGGGGGTCGTGAGCTCGTGCTCGCGCAGGCCGTCGCGACGGTCGTCGCGATGCTCGCCCGGCGCCAGGTGCCGCTGAAGTTCGCCTTCAACGTCGCCCAGTACTCCCTCGCCACGGCCACCACCGTCGCCGTGCTCGGCGCCGTCTGCCCGCGGCCCCACCTGCTCGACCTGCCCACGGCGCTGGCCGTCCTGGGCGCCACCGTCGCCGGCTCCACGGTCAGCTGGGTGGCGATCCTCGCCGCCATCGCGCTGGTCGACCGGCCGCCCAGCCGGGGCGAGGCGCTCGAGGTGCTGCTCGTCGGCTACCTCGGCGTGCTCGCCAACGCCGGGCTCGGCCTGAGCCTGCTGCTGCTCCTGCGCGAGGGTCCGCTGGCGCTGCTGTGCGCCGCCCCCGCCGCCGCCGTCGCGATCGCGTCCTACCGCGCCTACCTCGCGAGCCGGCAGCGCCGCGAGCACCTCGCCTTCCTGCTCGAGGCGACAAGCGCCCTGCAGTCCGGCGGCGACCCCAGCGACACGAGCGGCGGCTGGGCGACGGTGCTGCGTACCCTGCGCACCGCCCTGCGCGCCGAGAGCGCGGTGCTGCTCGTGGCACCGAGCGGAGCGGGCGGCACCGCGGGCGACGACGGCTGGCTGCTGCTGCGTACGGCTGCGGTCGGCGACGAGGGCGTCGCCCGGTTCGAGCGGGTGCCGGCCGAGGCCGCCGCAGCCCTGCGCCCGTCGGTCGACGGGCTGCACGACCGGCGCCGCGGCGCCGGCGACGCCGCCTGGCTCGCGGCCCGCGACTGGCCGGGCGCGCTGAGCGCGACCATCTCCGACGAGGCCCGGGTGCTCGGGCACCTGCTGCTCGGGCCGCGCGTCGGCGCCAACGCGCACTACGCCGCCGCAGACCTCGTGCTCGTCGAGGCGCTCGCCAACCAGGTCAGCGGGGTGCTCGAGACCGGGCGGCTCGAGCAGGCGCTGCGCCAGATCACCGTGCTCAAGGAGCAGATGCAGCACGAGGCCTGGCACGACCCGCTGACCGCGCTCGCCAACCGGGCGCTGTTCCGCGACCGGCTCGAGGCGGCGGTCGGCGCGCCCGACGGCGTCTCCGTGCTGCTGGTCGACCTCGACGACTTCAAGGCGGTCAACGACGAGCTGGGGCACGCGGCCGGCGACCGGCTGCTGCGCGCGGTCGGCGACCGCATGCGCGAGGTCGTGCGCGACCTCGACACCCCCGCCCGCCTGGGCGGCGACGAGTTCGCCGCGGTGCTCCCGGGCTGCTCGCCCGACGACGCGCACGAGGTCGCGGCCCGCCTGCTGGCCGCCCTCTCGGCACCGGTCCAGCTCGACGGCGCCCGCGTCCCGGTCCGCGCGAGCGTCGGCATCGCCACCCTCGGCGGCGAGCACCTCACCCCCGAGGAGCTGCTGCGCCGCGCCGACCTCGCGCTCTACGCGGTCAAGGCCGAGGGCAAGACCGGCGCCCGCGCCTGGTCGCCGTCGCTGACCAGCGCGATGGAGCGGCGTACGGTGCTGACCGCCACGCTGCCGGCCGCCATCGCGGGCGGCGAGATCGTCTGCCACTACCAGCCGGTGCTCGATCTGGGCAGCGAGCGGGTGACGGCGCTGGAGGCGCTGGTGCGCTGGGAGCACCCGGAGCGGGGCCTGCTCGGGCCCGACGCCTTCCTGGCGCTCGCGGAGGACGCCGGCTGGATCCACGAGGTCGGCGAGCGCGTGCTGCGCCTGGCCTGCCTGGAGTACGCCGCGCTGCTCGACGCGTTCCCGCAGACCCCCGAGCTGCTGCACGTCAACATCTCGGCGCTGCAGATGGAGCCGCGGCTGCCCGAGGCGGTCGCCCGCGCCCTGGCCGACGCCGGGCTGCCCGGCGAGCGGCTCGTCCTCGAGGTCACCGGCACCACGGCGGTGGCCGATGCGCCGTCGACGCGGGCCGTGATGGAGGCGGTGTGCGCGCTGGGCGCCGTGTGGGCGCTCGACGACTTCGGCACCGGCTTCGCCGCCATCGACCGGCTCGCCGACCTGCCCGTGTCGATGGTCAAGCTGCCGCGCCCGATGGTCCGCGGGCTCGGCAGCCCGCGCGGCGCGCGCCTGGTGGCGGGCACCCTCGCCCTGGCCCGCGAGGTGGGGCTCGACGTGGTCGCCGAGGGCGTCGAGACCCGCGACGAGGCCGACGCGCTGCTGGCGGCAGGCTGCCGCCAGGCGCAGGGGCACCTGTGGGCGGCGGCGATGCAGCCGGTGGAGCTCGGCCGGTGGATGCGCCGGGGAGCTCAGGCCGGCGTGTCGAGCCCGCGCAGCTGA
- a CDS encoding ABC transporter substrate-binding protein, protein MQNPQLDRRRFLALGSGLAAAMGLAACGSNNGRSEGSGPASSAGSSGGSGGGGGTPSLSQWYHQYGETGTQQAVEKYAAAYDKAEVSVQWTPGDYDKKAAAALLTGNGPDVFEYGNGATLDMIRGGQVVDLTDLLGDAKDDFTPSLIERMTYEGKLYAIPQVTDMQLLVYRKSLLEKAGVQPPKTLDELIDAAHTLTTKKAKGLFVGNDGGVGVLPGPLLWASGADYLDDSDAPGFTTPEVAQGFAKLHSLFTSGSLLLGAPTDWSDPSAISQGLTAMQWTGLWTVPALQKSLGDDFGVLPFPANGSGGKPAVPVGAYGSLVNAKSKDVEAAKAYVKWLWVDNTQAQEDWATGYGFHIPARKSLAEKSTKLQTGVAADAVSFVNDYGHAQTPLLWTPASSTAFGDATSRIIKDGSDPAKQLAGVATKVKSEISRVKS, encoded by the coding sequence ATGCAGAACCCCCAGCTCGACCGCCGCCGCTTCCTCGCCCTCGGCTCCGGGCTCGCGGCCGCGATGGGGCTCGCCGCCTGCGGCAGCAACAACGGCCGCTCGGAGGGCTCCGGGCCGGCGTCGAGCGCCGGCAGCTCGGGCGGCTCCGGCGGCGGGGGCGGCACGCCGTCGCTGTCGCAGTGGTACCACCAGTACGGCGAGACCGGCACGCAGCAGGCCGTCGAGAAGTACGCCGCGGCGTACGACAAGGCAGAGGTCTCGGTGCAGTGGACGCCCGGCGACTACGACAAGAAGGCCGCGGCCGCGCTGCTCACCGGCAACGGCCCCGACGTCTTCGAGTACGGCAACGGCGCGACCCTCGACATGATCCGAGGGGGCCAGGTCGTCGACCTGACCGACCTGCTGGGCGACGCGAAGGACGACTTCACGCCCTCGCTGATCGAGCGGATGACCTACGAGGGCAAGCTCTACGCGATCCCGCAGGTCACGGACATGCAGCTGCTGGTCTACCGCAAGAGCCTGCTCGAGAAGGCCGGCGTGCAGCCCCCGAAGACGCTCGACGAGCTCATCGACGCCGCCCACACGCTGACCACCAAGAAGGCGAAGGGGCTGTTCGTCGGCAACGACGGCGGCGTGGGCGTGCTGCCCGGGCCGCTGCTGTGGGCGTCGGGCGCCGACTACCTCGACGACTCCGACGCGCCGGGCTTCACGACGCCCGAGGTGGCCCAGGGCTTCGCCAAGCTGCACTCGCTGTTCACCAGCGGCTCGCTGCTCCTGGGTGCTCCGACCGACTGGAGCGACCCCTCGGCCATCAGCCAGGGCCTCACCGCCATGCAGTGGACCGGGCTCTGGACGGTGCCGGCCCTGCAGAAGTCGCTCGGCGACGACTTCGGCGTCCTGCCCTTCCCCGCCAACGGCAGCGGCGGCAAGCCCGCTGTGCCGGTCGGCGCCTACGGCTCGCTCGTCAACGCGAAGAGCAAGGACGTCGAGGCGGCCAAGGCCTACGTCAAGTGGCTCTGGGTGGACAACACCCAGGCGCAGGAGGACTGGGCCACCGGCTACGGCTTCCACATCCCCGCGCGCAAGAGCCTCGCGGAGAAGTCGACCAAGCTGCAGACCGGCGTGGCCGCCGACGCCGTCTCGTTCGTCAACGACTACGGCCACGCCCAGACGCCGCTGCTCTGGACGCCCGCCTCGTCGACCGCCTTCGGCGACGCCACGAGCCGGATCATCAAGGACGGCTCCGACCCGGCCAAGCAGCTCGCAGGCGTGGCGACCAAGGTGAAGTCCGAGATCTCCCGGGTGAAGAGCTAG
- a CDS encoding DUF3263 domain-containing protein: MDAVRALSGTPDEHAGAGTLSEREQEILAFERQWWKYAGAKEQAIRELFDMSATRYYQVLNALLDRPDALTHDPMLVKRLRRLRASRQRARSARRLGFDA; this comes from the coding sequence ATGGACGCCGTCAGAGCTCTGAGCGGGACCCCCGACGAGCACGCGGGGGCAGGCACGCTGTCCGAGCGCGAGCAGGAGATCCTCGCCTTCGAGCGCCAGTGGTGGAAGTACGCCGGCGCCAAGGAGCAGGCGATCCGCGAGCTGTTCGACATGTCGGCGACGCGCTACTACCAGGTCCTCAACGCGCTGCTCGACCGTCCTGACGCGCTCACCCACGACCCGATGCTGGTCAAGCGGCTGCGCCGGCTGCGCGCCTCGCGCCAGCGGGCCCGGTCCGCCCGCCGGCTCGGCTTCGACGCCTGA
- a CDS encoding carbohydrate ABC transporter permease produces MSATVASRRRRRRTPLERVSAALRLAILLLASVLFLVPFYLVVRNGLASEADITSPDWTLFPRTLHFSNVRDLFDDPAVDMARSMLNSLVVAVLQTLGTLLVCSLAGYGLARIPYRYASAVFWLILISIMVPASVTFVPTFVLVSSLGWVSTLRGLIVPVLFSGLVAFLFRQWFLAFPRELEEAARIDGLGYMGSYWRIVVPNSRGFFAAVGTITFIGAWNSFLWPLVIAQDSSSWTVQIALSTFLTAQTVNLHELFMAAAVAIVPLLVVFAVLQRFIIQGVETTGTD; encoded by the coding sequence GTGAGCGCCACGGTCGCGAGCAGGCGGCGGCGCAGACGTACGCCTCTGGAGCGGGTGAGTGCGGCGCTGCGGCTGGCGATCCTGCTGCTGGCCTCGGTGCTGTTCCTCGTGCCGTTCTACCTGGTGGTGCGCAACGGGCTCGCCTCCGAGGCCGACATCACCTCGCCGGACTGGACGCTGTTCCCCCGCACCCTGCACTTCAGCAACGTGCGCGACCTGTTCGACGACCCGGCTGTCGACATGGCGCGCAGCATGCTCAACTCGCTGGTCGTGGCGGTGCTGCAGACGCTGGGTACGCTGCTCGTCTGCTCGCTCGCCGGCTACGGTCTCGCGCGCATCCCCTACCGCTACGCCTCGGCCGTCTTCTGGCTGATCCTCATCAGCATCATGGTGCCGGCGTCGGTGACGTTCGTGCCGACCTTCGTGCTGGTCTCGAGCCTCGGCTGGGTCAGCACGCTGCGCGGCCTGATCGTGCCCGTGCTCTTCAGCGGGCTGGTGGCCTTCCTGTTCCGGCAGTGGTTCCTCGCGTTCCCGCGCGAGCTCGAGGAGGCGGCGCGGATCGACGGTCTCGGCTACATGGGGTCCTACTGGCGCATCGTGGTGCCCAACTCGCGGGGGTTCTTCGCCGCCGTCGGCACCATCACCTTCATCGGCGCCTGGAACTCGTTCCTGTGGCCGCTCGTCATCGCCCAGGACTCCTCGTCGTGGACGGTGCAGATCGCGCTGTCGACCTTCCTGACCGCCCAGACGGTCAACCTGCACGAGCTGTTCATGGCGGCGGCGGTGGCGATCGTGCCGCTGCTGGTGGTGTTCGCGGTGCTGCAGCGCTTCATCATCCAGGGCGTCGAGACGACCGGCACCGACTGA
- the trhA gene encoding PAQR family membrane homeostasis protein TrhA, which produces MAGRSDVEEAVERVKDAVKPRLRGWLHAGTFPVAVVAGIVLVAVSPTERARIATAVFSLTAALLFGVSAAYHRFTWSPRAQRVLMRLDHSNIFLIIAGTYTPFGALLLPSHHGRTLLWIVWVGALLGVLFRVFWTDAPRWLYTPVYIALGWVAVFFLPEILHHGGVAVLVLLIVGGALYSVGGLIYAARRPDPSPRWFGFHEVFHACTLAAFVIHYVAVSMVAYTSS; this is translated from the coding sequence ATGGCGGGTCGCAGCGACGTCGAGGAAGCTGTCGAGCGCGTCAAGGACGCGGTCAAGCCGCGGCTGCGCGGGTGGCTCCACGCGGGCACGTTCCCGGTCGCCGTCGTCGCGGGCATCGTCCTGGTGGCGGTCAGCCCGACCGAGCGGGCGCGCATCGCGACCGCGGTGTTCTCGCTGACGGCGGCGCTGCTGTTCGGCGTCTCCGCGGCCTACCACCGCTTCACGTGGTCGCCGCGCGCCCAGCGCGTGCTCATGCGGCTGGACCACTCGAACATCTTCCTGATCATCGCGGGCACCTACACGCCGTTCGGCGCGCTGCTGCTGCCCTCGCACCACGGGCGCACCCTGCTCTGGATCGTGTGGGTCGGCGCCCTGCTCGGCGTGCTCTTCAGGGTGTTCTGGACCGACGCGCCGCGCTGGCTCTACACGCCGGTCTACATCGCGCTGGGCTGGGTGGCGGTCTTCTTCCTGCCCGAGATCCTCCACCACGGCGGCGTCGCGGTGCTCGTGCTGCTGATCGTCGGAGGCGCGCTCTACTCGGTCGGCGGGCTCATCTACGCCGCCCGCCGGCCCGACCCGTCGCCGCGGTGGTTCGGGTTCCACGAGGTCTTCCACGCGTGCACGCTGGCCGCCTTCGTCATCCACTACGTGGCCGTGTCGATGGTGGCCTACACCTCGAGCTGA
- a CDS encoding HNH endonuclease signature motif containing protein, translated as MAQGAGAGPSLADLMPPPDATWFGELDDPEEIDWVDWSDLRWADETWTHGPSVPEHSEPVERAEQWGWVPGEGLLRELAGPGRVLGEALAGVAPSPGLVAALCTLDDPRDPAATVWWIDPGGPRCESRALDEAELTVGVAQAWDRVASWACAQRETAVQRARALMVSMPSPDPVGVPRWSGAEAAAGELAAALRISPRSIDARLERGARLHTAHPGTLWLLEQGLLTWAHAQAVVEVCAPLTDPAHLAAVEARVLAAAPEQTPAQLRRSLVRAVARVDPAGHAARHTAAATESVGVRMVPLPDALVSITAVLPAPAGQTVLGALDTLASALRDTVSGKGDGEQDGGEGRGARPATRPRVGAAERADALVVLAAALAAHPELVTGVLAAEPARPLVRVTISADTLLGLTQHPGELAGYGPIPAGMARALAADGTWARFVTDPATGQLLDATPHRYTPSGRTRAFVVARDQTCRHPGCSAPAETADLDHTAPFDHQDPARGGPTTTVNLGPRCRRHHNLKTWHGWRTWTTPDGAIAHRTPLGRTYTVAVPPQPTA; from the coding sequence GTGGCGCAGGGTGCGGGTGCGGGGCCTTCTCTGGCCGACCTGATGCCGCCGCCGGATGCGACGTGGTTCGGCGAGCTCGACGATCCGGAAGAGATCGACTGGGTCGACTGGTCGGATCTGCGGTGGGCCGACGAGACCTGGACCCATGGGCCCTCGGTCCCGGAGCACTCGGAGCCGGTGGAGCGCGCGGAGCAGTGGGGCTGGGTGCCGGGTGAGGGGCTGTTGCGGGAGCTGGCGGGGCCGGGCCGGGTGTTGGGCGAGGCGCTGGCGGGGGTGGCGCCCTCACCGGGGCTGGTGGCGGCGTTGTGCACGCTGGACGACCCGCGGGACCCGGCCGCCACGGTGTGGTGGATCGACCCGGGCGGCCCGCGGTGCGAGTCCCGGGCGCTGGACGAGGCCGAGCTGACCGTCGGGGTGGCGCAGGCGTGGGACCGGGTCGCCTCCTGGGCGTGCGCGCAGCGCGAGACCGCGGTTCAGCGCGCCCGCGCGCTGATGGTGTCGATGCCGTCCCCGGACCCGGTGGGGGTGCCGCGCTGGTCCGGGGCGGAGGCCGCTGCGGGTGAGCTGGCGGCGGCGTTGCGGATCTCCCCGCGCTCGATCGACGCCCGGCTCGAGCGCGGCGCCCGCCTGCACACAGCACACCCAGGCACGCTGTGGCTGCTCGAGCAGGGCCTGCTGACCTGGGCGCACGCCCAGGCGGTGGTCGAGGTGTGCGCGCCGCTGACCGACCCCGCGCACCTCGCGGCGGTCGAGGCGCGGGTACTTGCCGCCGCGCCGGAGCAGACCCCGGCGCAGCTGCGGCGCTCGCTGGTGCGGGCGGTCGCCCGGGTCGACCCGGCCGGGCACGCCGCCCGCCACACCGCCGCCGCCACCGAGTCGGTCGGCGTGCGGATGGTCCCGCTCCCCGACGCCCTGGTGAGCATCACCGCGGTGCTGCCCGCACCGGCCGGGCAGACAGTCCTCGGCGCGCTCGACACCCTCGCCTCCGCGCTGCGCGACACCGTCAGCGGCAAGGGCGACGGTGAGCAGGACGGCGGCGAGGGCCGTGGCGCTCGACCCGCGACCAGGCCTCGGGTGGGTGCGGCTGAGCGGGCGGATGCGTTGGTGGTGCTGGCCGCCGCGCTCGCCGCGCACCCCGAGCTGGTCACCGGGGTGCTGGCCGCGGAGCCGGCGCGCCCGCTGGTGCGGGTCACGATCAGCGCCGACACCTTGCTCGGCCTCACGCAGCACCCCGGTGAGCTCGCCGGCTACGGCCCGATCCCGGCCGGCATGGCGCGCGCGCTGGCCGCGGACGGCACCTGGGCCCGGTTCGTCACCGACCCGGCCACCGGGCAGCTGCTCGACGCGACCCCGCACCGCTACACCCCGAGCGGGCGGACCCGCGCGTTCGTCGTCGCCCGCGACCAGACCTGCCGACACCCCGGCTGCTCCGCACCCGCCGAGACCGCCGACCTCGACCACACCGCACCGTTCGACCACCAGGACCCGGCCCGCGGCGGCCCGACCACCACCGTGAACCTCGGACCGCGCTGCCGACGCCACCACAACCTCAAGACCTGGCACGGCTGGCGCACTTGGACCACCCCCGACGGAGCCATCGCCCACCGCACACCACTCGGGCGCACCTACACCGTCGCCGTCCCGCCCCAACCCACCGCATAG